DNA from Longimicrobium sp.:
CGGCCGCCCGCGACTCCGCCACCAACCCGACGCGCAAGAAGGTCTACACGCTCCTCGCCATGGGTTGGCGGGGGACGGACCGCGAGTGGCGCCACTTCACCCGCGCGTACCTGTTCCTGGCCGCGCTGGCCACGCCGCTGGTGCTCTCGGTGCACTCGGTGGTGTCGTGGGACTTCGCCGTCTCCATCGTGCCGGGGTGGCACACCACCATCTTCGCCCCGTACTTCGTGGCGGGCGCCATCCTTTCCGGCGTGGCGATGGTGATCACGCTGATGGTGCCGGTGGGGCGCATATTCCGGCTCGAGAAGTTCTTCACGCCGCTGCACTACGACCGGCTGTCGAAGCTGCTCCTGCTCACCTCGTGCATCGTGGGCTACGCGTACGGCATGGAGTACTTCATGGCGTACTACAGCGGCGAGCTGTTCGAGCGCGACGTCTTCTACGACCGCGTGACGGGGGACTACTGGTGGGCGGGGTGGTCGATGATCACCTTCAACGCCATCATCCCGCAGCTGATCTGGATGAAGAAGATCCGGGCGAGCCAGAACTCGCTCTTCCTCATCTCGATCTTCGTGAACATCGGGATGTGGTGGGAGCGCTTCGTGATCATCGTGCCGTCGCTGGCGCACAGCTACGAGCCGTGGAAGTTCATGAACTACCACCTCACCTGGGTGGAGGCGTGCATCCTCCTGGGGAGCTTCGGGTGGTTCTTCATGTGGTTCCTCCTCTTCCTGCGCTACCTGCCGGGGCTCTCCATCGCGGAGATCAAGGAGGTGCTGCCGCCGCCCATGCGCAACCCGCACGCGGGCGGCCACGCGCCGCAGGTGAACCACACGGAAGAGATGGGGAACGCCACGCCGCTGCCCACCGGGTACTCCGGACTGGAAGAACGCCGATGAG
Protein-coding regions in this window:
- the nrfD gene encoding NrfD/PsrC family molybdoenzyme membrane anchor subunit; this translates as MATVTRSVFHPDVAGYEEVNVTADRMLTPPGKGYLALLGMAVTMVGLMVIAELHNIWFGLGMSGLTNPVGWGVYITTFVFWVGIGHAGTLISAILYLFRAAWRQSVYRFAEAMTVFAVLTAALFPIIHIGRPWFFYWLLPLPSQRQLWPNFRSPLLWDVFAVTTYLTVSSVFFFIGLIPDIAAARDSATNPTRKKVYTLLAMGWRGTDREWRHFTRAYLFLAALATPLVLSVHSVVSWDFAVSIVPGWHTTIFAPYFVAGAILSGVAMVITLMVPVGRIFRLEKFFTPLHYDRLSKLLLLTSCIVGYAYGMEYFMAYYSGELFERDVFYDRVTGDYWWAGWSMITFNAIIPQLIWMKKIRASQNSLFLISIFVNIGMWWERFVIIVPSLAHSYEPWKFMNYHLTWVEACILLGSFGWFFMWFLLFLRYLPGLSIAEIKEVLPPPMRNPHAGGHAPQVNHTEEMGNATPLPTGYSGLEERR